A stretch of the Agrobacterium fabrum str. C58 genome encodes the following:
- a CDS encoding pyridoxamine 5'-phosphate oxidase family protein, whose protein sequence is MSRYLDIATTPSVAVAQQHYGSADQWARVAARGSADETAQSQHLGPAEAAFIRERDGFYLASVSESCWPYVQYRGGPAGFLLPLGPTLLGFADFRGNRQYITTGNVSVNDRVSLFLMDYAHRRRLKIFGHVRVIDANDDQELAARLTMPDYPARVERLILIAVEAYDWNCPQHITPRFTLAELERWRLE, encoded by the coding sequence ATGAGCAGATATCTGGATATTGCCACGACACCGTCTGTCGCCGTCGCGCAGCAGCACTATGGCAGCGCCGATCAGTGGGCACGGGTTGCCGCACGCGGTAGCGCAGATGAAACTGCCCAGAGCCAGCACCTCGGCCCGGCCGAAGCGGCTTTCATACGGGAGCGCGACGGTTTTTATCTTGCCAGCGTCTCTGAAAGCTGCTGGCCATACGTCCAATATCGCGGAGGCCCGGCCGGCTTTCTGCTCCCGCTTGGGCCCACGCTATTGGGCTTTGCGGATTTTCGTGGAAACCGACAATACATCACTACGGGAAATGTCAGCGTCAACGACCGCGTCTCTCTGTTTCTCATGGATTATGCTCACCGCCGCCGACTGAAAATCTTCGGACATGTGCGCGTCATTGACGCAAACGATGACCAGGAGCTGGCCGCGCGCCTGACGATGCCGGATTATCCTGCACGGGTGGAAAGACTGATACTGATTGCCGTGGAGGCATACGATTGGAACTGTCCTCAGCACATTACACCTCGCTTTACGTTGGCGGAGTTGGAGCGCTGGAGATTGGAGTGA